The DNA segment TATGTTACCCCATATGATCGAGGAATATCTTTGAACAGGAGGCTCAATTCCTACGCACTTGTAGATTCTTGGTTTTATGTACGCCCTTCTGCACTGTCCCTCCATGAAACCAACGGACGACGGTAATAAGAAAGCGTGCATGTCGAAGCGATGACCAATGTTGGTTGCTCGTTTCATGCATGCTCTTCTACGATCCTCTATACGTATACGACAATACTAAGTGATACTTGGCTCATTGATCTTCGCATCCGGGGATTACTGTTTATAAGATCTGATTGTCTTGAAGAGCAAGTGTTGTCCCTTTCAATCACGGTGTACTCGTTCGTGTAAGCCAGTTATGTTTGCAAGTTCTGCATAGTAGTGACAATAAAATATAAAAACACGCACACAGGGACATTAAGCTTCGGATAAATTGAATGTTCGGTTTTCCCAATGTCATTCCATTTCGATTCAGTCTGCTGAGTACCTCCACACACGATCAAATCACAAGCATGTTCGACGGGGCTTTCGACGTGCCGCATTCAATCAGCAATATCGAAGGATTAGTTTTTAATCCCTCGCAATGCCTGCAGCCAGTTGTGCGTCTGCTTTGATGCTTTGATCGTGTGATTCAATGTtttttatgaaagaaaaaaacggcGCATGGTTGACTGGGTAATAAAGCCCTATTTAACCGCTTTCTAATGACGAAGAGAAACATTAAAATGCGCAAAAAATAGCCCTGCCACCTTGACTTTCATTCAATAAAGCCTGCCACACCTTGGAATAAAATTACGTAACTTTGGCACACCAGTCCACCATAATTCATCAATAAATGGGTTACTTTTAAAACGACTGCAACATAAGGCGAAGATCATGATAATGACGACGGTCCTCGACTACGGAATAAAATTATAAAACTTTGGCACACAGACCAGCATAATTCATGAATAAATGGGTTACTTTTAAAACGACTGCAACATAAGGTtaagatgatgataatgacgacggTCCTCGACTACTGCACGTACCCACTACTTAAGATAGGCCATCATATTTCAATTCTCAAGGCCCTATCCTGCATGTTTGAGAGTGTGTGAATCACTTAAAGCTATGTAAACTGGTACAAGCGCATATGGGCGGCTAGTCAAGAATCATGTGCCATGAAGTTACATCTCTGCACCGTCACGGTCCGCCAGCGGCAATCGAAAGTGTGGAAAATGAATAAGCAATATGGCTTTTCGCCATTTGTCCACCCAGCCTAGAGATCTACTCTACGTTCATCTGGCCTCAGAACTCAATTATGGATtattctggctttttttttttcgagtatcCAAttggtaactttttttttcttgtcgtagAGTTATTCTATTATTAGTTTACTTTTACCACCCGATTCTTGTCTCGTCTCCCTGCTTGGTACGTGTCAGGCATGTATGTTTAACGGTCTTCAACTTGGTTACTGATCTCAGTATATCTACGATCTCGAATTTGAAGTGTCAGTATTGGGCAGTCGTTTAGAGGTATACGTACTTCATTAGTACTCAGTGTATTACCAAAAAATGATGAATTATTTTATTTCCCCTTTCCTATGCTTTGTCGATGACAATCAAATTTGTAAAAGAAACCAAAACCTGGCTTTTCTTTTATCACTACCAAATCGGGCCAGTGTTAACTAAATCATCCCGCGTGGTGAATTTCCTAGAGCCTTCTTTTCATATTTTTAATTAACATTTCCTACAAGGACGAGTACGCGTTACGAAGTAAGAAATAAATCTAAATAGATATAATACATGCCAAAACTAGAACCTGAATATGAGATaagccggattaattttgaccacctgggattcctggACGTGCAGCTAAATCTGAGTCGACCAGCGTTTTCTCACTTTACGCCGCGGAcagactcgaacccgcgacctcgattTCAGCCGCGCTACGTCATAAGCACTGAGCTACCGTAGCGGGGTCTTACAGACTCATTTTGGGCCTAATTCATAAAGTTTGTACGTTGTTCTATATGAAGCACTGAATTCAGTACATGTGTAAACAATAGGCATGTCATAGAGGTTGGCGTACGCCTACTCTTACGAGCCGCACTGGCGCACTAATTGCTTCGTGGATGCGGGCCTTGCCTTCTGAAATTTCTCCTTtattttctgtcattttttttccaTAGCCTTCATCACCGTTCGTCCCGAGTGGGTTCGTGGCGTAATCTgggagcaacagcagcaacaatgtGCAGCCTCCCGCTGCGGGCGTTACGCGGCACAGCTGTGGCGGACGTAGAAGAAAACGATGATGAGCTTCGCCACGACGCCGTTTCTCGTTGCCGGCCGACACTGCGGCCCGATGCAATTCCGATGCCCCGTTCACAGCCTGTGGCTGGTACAAGCGGTGGCACCGCTGATTTACCACCACTGCTCCGCCGCCGATGAAGCCCCGACGACCGTTTCCGGAGCAGCGCGGCTCACCACGTCCAGTCCTCAGGCGACGCTGGGTTCGGTCGTCCGGTTCACTTGCGCGGCGCCCGTGTCCTGGGCGGCCACCTTCCAGTGGTACGCGAACGACGCGCTCGTCGAGGCGGATCAGTTCGCTCCCGGACGGCCGTTCCGCGTCGGCCTTCGCCGCGGCGAGGACCGCGCACTGATGCCCGAAGAGCTCGCGTACACCGTGCTCGAGGTGCGCGCCGAAGAACCGAAAGTGGGCAGCGTCAGCTGCCTCGTCACCACCAACGACACTCGCGTCAAGCGGCCGCGAATGAGGATGTCTTCGCCGTACATCGTAAGCTCGGACGGTGGTCGCCAGCTTCACTATTCGCACAACGCCACCTGCGGCCGCAAGCGAAGGTGCGTGGACGGGAATTCCAGCTGCTACGCCGATCTCGCCGCACAGGTATGCGCCAAGAGTAGGCGGCGGGGCACCGAAAGCGGCACGAATTCAACGGTCATACGATAGCAATGTTCAAGATGATAGAGTATAAAAGTCGCGTTTCCACAGATACGAGAAGAAGCGAATAAAAAACCAAAGCTCAACCTCTCAGCGGACGAGTACAACAAACTGTACCTCGAAAATAGACAGCCTGGGGAAGCGACGGTATAGTTTAGAGGCCAACTTGGAACAACATTGTATCAGGCTTGAGCATTAGGGAGAAGGTTAGGTCCTGATctaggaaacaaaaacaaagagagCTCCAGAGTAAAAAAAATAACCCTATTCGGAAATATCAATACATCGTGTTTAGGGCACACGAAGACGCCTTTACGTGTCTGTGTGGCTGCGCCACGCTGACGCTTACGCAGGTTCGCCGCTGCCTGTGCGTGCGCGGCTACCCGTTCTACTCGGCGCCGCGCGCCTCGTGCCTCAAGCACTACACGGGCCTGGGCTCGCACTGCGTCAGCGACCTCGACTGCAGGGACGAGCCGAACTCCGTGTGCGGCTCCGCCGGCCGCTGCGTCTGCGCGCCTTCGTACAGCGGCGAGTACAAGTTGGGACAGTGCGTGCGCGAGGTGCGTGCGAAGCGTCCCAACAATGGTCAACGCGCCAACCACATGGAGCGTAGCTCCTGCGTTTTTGGAGCGCATAGCTTCTTCTGGAGTTGGCGCGCCCGTGTCGCGCGTCGCGACCGCACTGTTATCTCGGCCGTAATTTGTTCTTGGTTAACGCAAATTAAAGTGAGTACTCccccatcctccccccccccccccctccgccaaTCGAGACCGTATCAGTGGGGTGGAAGCGTCATTTTCACACGCCGCAAACTGCGGATGTCGACGGCAGAAGGGGCGGGTCCGAAGATACGTCGGAAATACGCTCAATGTGGTTACCACCTTTTAATGACACATAATGGTCCCATGCAGAATTGACATTTCTTGCAGTGGTGCGCTTAGGTGATCAGTAAATGGCAGTGCTCATCGCGGCAGCGCTGAAGCCCTAAATCGAGCCAGAATCTGGCTCGTGTATGCCACCACCGTTGTAGGGCAACGCAAAATTAGTGTTCGCACAAACTAACCCGTTGGATTATTGTTCCCTTTCTTATAGAACAATAAAAACGCTAGATTGTACCGCTTAATAATTCCACAAGTTACGTTTGTTAGTGTTTTTACCACATTGTTGTCCGATGTTTGGTTAATTTCTGCCGCTATTTCTTGAACGTTTGAACGGACTTGTTAGGTTATAGTTAAAACTCCCGCCGCCTCTCCCACTTATTTCTATGTTATTCTACAAATGAATATTGAGCAGTCAATTCTAGCCAGAGGCTGCAGTACCACAATCTTTGACAGTTCAGTAGGAAACGCGTCTGCAACCAACGAACGGAACCCCCCAAAGATCCATTTAGGATTCGTGTAGAACCGCTGCCGTTACTAAATGTAGAAATATCATCGATTTGTTTAATAAATGCCTCCAATATATGCAATATTTTGCATTTGCACAAATGCAAGTCCTTAAAACATCTTCGCACCGGCATCTTCACGAGAAGAACAAGGGCTAGCCGTTTCGGAGCGAAATAGCCTTTGAACGCGGTTCCATTTTTTTCACGCCCTAACAAACCTGCTATGTCATCCCTCCCCGCTAACCAACAAACCCCTACGATCCTCCTCTTAAAGTACACCCTAGCCATAGTGCGTTGCAGGGCTCCCTTGTTTGCAAGCACGCAGACTGTTTGCGATAAATGAAAAGGACAAACGCCGACCACAGAAGATTTAGCGAAGTTATGATCGGGAGCTTTGTTCACCTGGCGCGAGTCTTGTTTATTTAACTGGGCTCCTGTGCAGCGAACAAGGCTCCCTTGCAGGAACCGGGAGGTACGCTTTGCTATATATTGTGTGCTCATGGTTTGTCTTCTTCATTTATTGTTTGTGGTCCTGACGCCTCTGCCTTGTTTTGCCTGGccctatctgtctgtctgtctgactgtCTGTCTGCCTTGCCTGTAtgtttctctgtctctcttgtctgcattgtctgtctgtctgagcgGAGTGCATGGCGCCACTGTACCTGTTCGCAGGTGGGCCTCATGGGCGCCTGCAGCGCGGAGACCATGTGCAGCGCGGAACATTCGCACTGCAGCGCAAACCTCACGTGCCAGTGTTACCAGGGCCGGCGTTACGACGGCTCCAAGTGCGTGGCCGACGTGCGCGGCGAGGGCCTGCGGCTTCGCGCCGCCTTCTTCGTGCTCGCCGCCGCGTTGTGCCTCGTCACGCTGGCCGCCCTGGTGGGCACGGCGGTCGCGCGAGCCGTGTGCCAGCTGCTGCCGCTCAGGCACGGCGCACGCGACAGCAGGCACCGCCGGCTCGTCGTCAGGCTGCTCTGAGGGCGGGCAGGCATCTACGTCACACGCCTAAGTCACCCATGCATACCTGACGGGATGTCCTGCAGGGGGCGCTGGCAATAAATATGACTATACGccgtctctttttctttccgcGAAGAATCGCTGTTGAAGGCATGCGGGCAGGCATCTACGTCGCACGCCTAAGTCACCCATGCATACCTGACGGCATGTCCTGCAGGGGGCGCTGGCAATAAATATGACAATGcgccatttcttttttcgcgaaGAATCGCTGTTGAAGGCATACGAATGAATTCTgaggttgtacgtgccaaaaccacgatttgattacgaggcacgccgtagtgggggactccggattaattttgaccaccaggtgatCTTTAACTTGCCCCTAACGCACGAGACACGGGagttttctgcatttcgcccccatctaaatgcggccgccgtggccgggattcgatcccgcgacctcgcgcttagcagcgcaacactgtagtcgctgagctaccgcggcgggtgtgTTAAAGGAACATTCCGTGCCGAACCTATCTAGCCAAATGTACTgcgcgcaacaaaaaaaaaatgtcgcggtGTCGACGATTAAATGAAGTATAAAAGTTtggataaaaaataaaatagctGCCGCTCAGTTTGTTGCTCTTCCTGCGCAAGAAACTGAGGGGTCATTGGCAACGTACGTGGCACACTGAAACACTTTATTAATAAACTTCACGTTACTAAGCGACACGTAGGAAACTGGCCACCAACAACAAAAATATGATAAACTTGGGTTATTTTCTGCCATCTTAGGTCTCACTCCTACCTATTGACGGGTGATGATCCTTCTGTCGCCGATAAATGTGGCGAAACGCCAACGGTCCTTCACATCTTGTTAGAGTGTCGGGAAGTAGACACTCAAAGAAAAAATGACGAACCCTTCCCCTATTGGAAAATCggagtaagcgaagcttgtccggcgtgcacctgaccttcgtcccGGTTAAGTAACCCGCAAGTAACGGTGTCGGATTGCTGGATCGGTgtgccgacggcgagccctttcacggacGCTTTCTCGCcaccgctcgtcgaacgctgcctgTTCCTCGGTtcatccgttttccgagaatgGATTGACCGggaacgaagccggcgcagcgcgcgcgatatcctctcctgccctttccctctccggcggaagcgaaacggctctgatttgttgcgcgcgtggcgtgactGCACGCCGATgtagctggaatccttgctaatgaatCCCGCTCCGACgctggcgcagctgtcaactcatcaaaccgccctttaccagctgctctgctctgggagaaATTGGATTTTTTGCATGACGACAACGCCACCGAAACTTGTcagccaatacaagcttcactTGAAAAAGTAGTTTGCCCTGCATACAGACATTCTCTCCATCCGGAAATGTATCTCGGCATTTAACCAGTTTTTGGTTATGAGTTAGTCTTAAAGTTTTGAGGAGATATTGGTACATTGCATGTTATCAACCCAAGGTATACGTAGCGCATCCTCTCACTAGATGCTGCTGCTGCGCATTTCTCTAAAACACTTGCCTCCTAGCACTTGCGTTCAAGGGCTCGCTGGTGAGATACGAGTGCTACTGTTACACGTTTACGACATCATCCCTTTGCAATAGAACTTTTATGCTATTATAATAGTATACATCACAAGTCATTGTCATTATTGTAATAGCTGTACACTACACACATTACAGAGACTAATTTTTAAGTCTCTGTACAGCCAAGTTACATCTACCATTCGCAATTTGACAACTCTGACATTTGCCACGTTATACCATCGACAATCCATTCCTTATCTTTTGCTTGGCGCtccttggccatacctggcccttgcgtcaTAAAATCCGTAAATCAGCTTCCAATGCACAAGAGCACGGAGGCACTGGACTCATTAGGCATGTATACAACACGCTGAGCGAGATTGCGGAGGTACAGGAACGGGCACAGATTACCAGGCCATCCGGCACATCTGCGGGCAGATGGATCCTAAGAGAAATCGGCGTCGCGCCTCGGGAGAGTGAGTGTAACAGCCACGGGCTAACACCCGACCAGAGGAAAAAAGATCAGGGCAGCCCCGGCGCTCAGGAATAAGAACCCAGAGCACAACATCGACAGAAGACTTGCTCGAGCCAAATCACTCCTCCAACAGGCGGCCGCCTCGGGGAAAGCATGATGCTTTACCGACGCAGCCAAATATCCTGGCAGACGAACGTATCTCGCAGCGGTGGTCAACAAAGATGGCACAGTCATCAACACGTGTACGGTCCGCACTGACAGTCCTGAGGTGGCCGAGCAGACGGCCATCA comes from the Dermacentor variabilis isolate Ectoservices chromosome 2, ASM5094787v1, whole genome shotgun sequence genome and includes:
- the LOC142570981 gene encoding uncharacterized protein LOC142570981, whose amino-acid sequence is MQFRCPVHSLWLVQAVAPLIYHHCSAADEAPTTVSGAARLTTSSPQATLGSVVRFTCAAPVSWAATFQWYANDALVEADQFAPGRPFRVGLRRGEDRALMPEELAYTVLEVRAEEPKVGSVSCLVTTNDTRVKRPRMRMSSPYIVSSDGGRQLHYSHNATCGRKRRCVDGNSSCYADLAAQVRRCLCVRGYPFYSAPRASCLKHYTGLGSHCVSDLDCRDEPNSVCGSAGRCVCAPSYSGEYKLGQCVREVGLMGACSAETMCSAEHSHCSANLTCQCYQGRRYDGSKCVADVRGEGLRLRAAFFVLAAALCLVTLAALVGTAVARAVCQLLPLRHGARDSRHRRLVVRLL